A single Lynx canadensis isolate LIC74 chromosome D2, mLynCan4.pri.v2, whole genome shotgun sequence DNA region contains:
- the CALHM1 gene encoding calcium homeostasis modulator protein 1: MDKFRMIFQFLQSNQESFMNGICGIMALASAQMYSAFDFNCPCLPGYNAAYSAGILLAPPLVLFLLGLVMNNNVSMLAEEWKRPPGRRAKDPAVLRYMFCSMAQRALIAPVVWVAVTLLDGKCFLCAFCTAVPVTVLGNGSLAPGLSPPELARLLARVPCPDIYDGDWLLAREVAVRYLRCISQALGWSFVLLTTLLAFVVRSVRPCFTQAAFLKSKYWSHYIDIERKLFDETCTEHAKAFAKVCIQQFFEAMNHDLELGHAHGALATAPAGSAAPAPPEGAEEEREKLRGITDQGAVNRLLTSWHKCKPPLRLGQEQPPVGNGWAGGGPRPPRKEVAAYFSRV, translated from the exons atgGACAAGTTCCGGATGATTTTCCAGTTCCTGCAGTCCAACCAGGAGTCCTTCATGAACGGCATCTGCGGCATCATGGCACTGGCCAGCGCCCAGATGTACTCTGCCTTCGATTTCAACTGCCCCTGCTTGCCCGGCTACAACGCAGCCTACAGCGCGGGCATCCTGCTGGCGCCCCCGCTGGTGCTCTTCCTGCTCGGCCTGGTCATGAACAACAACGTGTCCATGCTGGCGGAAGAGTGGAAGCGGCCCCCGGGCCGCCGGGCCAAAGACCCTGCCGTGCTGCGCTACATGTTCTGCTCCATGGCCCAGCGGGCCCTCATCGCTCCCGTCGTCTGGGTGGCCGTCACACTGTTGGATGGCAAGTGCTTCCTCTGTGCCTTCTGCACTGCCGTGCCCGTGACTGTGCTGGGCAACGGCAGCCTGGCGCCCGGCCTGTCCCCACCCGAGCTCGCCCGCCTGCTAGCCCGGGTGCCCTGCCCCGACATCTATGACGGCGACTGGCTGCTGGCCCGCGAGGTGGCCGTGCGTTACCTGCGCTGCATCTCCCAG gCACTGGGCTGGTCCTTCGTGCTGCTGACCACACTGCTGGCATTCGTGGTGCGCTCTGTGCGGCCCTGCTTCACACAGGCCGCCTTCCTCAAAAGCAAGTACTGGTCCCACTATATCGACATCGAGCGCAAGCTCTTCGACGAGACGTGCACGGAACACGCCAAGGCCTTCGCCAAGGTCTGCATCCAGCAGTTCTTCGAGGCCATGAACCACGACCTGGAATTGGGTCACGCCCACGGGGCACTGGCCACGGCCCCCGCCGGCTCGGCTGCCCCAGCGCCCCCCGAGGGTgctgaggaggagagggagaagctcCGTGGCATCACGGATCAAGGCGCCGTGAACAGGCTGCTCACGAGCTGGCACAAATGCAAGCCGCCCCTGAGGCTGGGCCAGGAGCAGCCGCCGGTGGGCAACggctgggcggggggcgggcccCGGCCTCCACGCAAGGAGGTGGCCGCCTACTTCAGCAGAGTGTGA
- the CALHM2 gene encoding calcium homeostasis modulator protein 2: MAALIAENFRFLSLFFKSKDVMIFNGLVALGTVGSQELFSVVAFHCPCSPARNYLYGLTAIGVPALALFLIGVILNNHTWNLVTECQYRRTKNCSAAPNFLLLSSILGRAAVAPVTWSVISLLRGEAYVCALSEFVDPSSLTAGEKGFPPDHATEILARFPCGEGPANLSGFREEVTRRLKYESQLFGWLLIGMVAILVFLTKCLKHYCSPLSYRQEAYWAQYRANEDQLFQRTAEVHSRVLAANNVRRFFGFVALDKDDEELVARFPVEGTQPRPQWNAITGVYLYRENQGLPLYSRLHKWAQGLAGNGTAPETVEMALVAS; encoded by the exons ATGGCAGCCCTGATTGCAGAGAACTTCCGCTTCCTATCGCTCTTCTTCAAGAGCAAGGACGTGATGATTTTCAATGGGCTGGTGGCACTGGGCACAGTGGGCAGCCAGGAGCTGTTCTCTGTGGTGGCTTTCCACTGCCCTTGCTCACCTGCCCGGAACTACCTATATGGGCTGACAGCCATCGGTGTGCCCGCCCTAGCACTCTTCCTCATCGGTGTCATCCTCAACAACCACACCTGGAACCTAGTTACCGAGTGCCAGTACCGGAGGACCAAGAACTGCTCGGCCGCCCCCAACTTCCTCCTCCTAAGCTCCATCCTGGGCCGTGCGGCCGTGGCCCCGGTGACCTGGTCTGTCATCTCCCTGCTGCGCGGTGAGGCCTACGTCTGTGCTCTCAGCGAGTTTGTGGACCCCTCCTCACTCACAGCCGGGGAAAAGGGATTCCCACCAGACCATGCCACAGAAATCCTGGCCAGGTTCCCTTGTGGGGAGGGCCCTGCCAACCTGTCAGGCTTCCGGGAGGAGGTCACCCGCAGGCTCAAGTACGAGTCCCAG CTCTTCGGGTGGCTGCTTATCGGCATGGTGGCCATCCTGGTGTTCCTGACCAAGTGCCTCAAGCATTACTGCTCACCACTCAGTTACCGCCAGGAGGCCTACTGGGCGCAGTACCGCGCCAACGAGGACCAGCTCTTCCAGCGCACGGCCGAGGTGCACTCGCGGGTGCTGGCCGCCAACAACGTGCGCCGCTTCTTCGGCTTTGTGGCGCTCGACAAGGACGACGAGGAGCTGGTGGCCAGGTTCCCCGTGGAAGGCACCCAGCCTCGGCCACAGTGGAACGCCATCACGGGCGTCTATTTGTACCGCGAGAACCAGGGCCTCCCGCTCTACAGCCGCCTGCACAAGTGGGCCCAGGGTCTGGCGGGCAACGGCACGGCACCAGAAACCGTGGAGATGGCCCTGGTCGCCTCCTGA